From the genome of Verrucomicrobiia bacterium, one region includes:
- a CDS encoding methyltransferase domain-containing protein: MDKFTAVFAAKCIIGRVIVPSNWSPLWDRLRRPKIRGKSADDAQLKLYGQLLPNGFLNYGYSDDPTRPPERMCVYDIEQAQLRYATRLADLIVDRETGILDSGCGMGGLTAVLLQRGLKPTALTPNRTQIKHIRSTYPQVPLLEGKLEQIPLPESRHAFGTIITSESFQYVNLAQGLAVIDQILRPGGRWILCDYFRSATSTHRSGHQWSEFTTALQQNGWRITHHEDITANVLPTIAFVHMWAQRVGLPVAQFATDRLERKRPALHYVLQDLILKAREQLQGHLDIVDPIIFAREKKYLTLVIERIRDAR, encoded by the coding sequence ATGGATAAATTTACCGCTGTATTCGCGGCCAAATGCATCATTGGTCGCGTCATCGTGCCAAGCAATTGGTCGCCACTCTGGGATCGTCTCCGCCGACCCAAAATCCGGGGCAAATCCGCGGATGACGCCCAACTCAAACTCTACGGCCAGCTCCTGCCGAACGGTTTTCTGAATTACGGCTACAGCGACGATCCGACCCGCCCGCCCGAACGAATGTGCGTTTATGACATTGAACAAGCCCAACTGCGTTACGCCACCCGGCTCGCGGACCTGATTGTGGATCGGGAGACTGGCATCCTTGATTCCGGTTGCGGCATGGGCGGTTTGACCGCAGTGCTGCTGCAACGCGGCTTGAAGCCCACCGCGTTGACGCCCAATCGCACCCAGATCAAACACATCCGTTCGACTTACCCGCAAGTGCCGTTGCTCGAAGGCAAGCTGGAACAAATCCCGTTGCCCGAAAGCCGGCACGCCTTTGGCACGATTATCACCTCGGAATCCTTTCAATACGTCAACCTGGCCCAAGGACTGGCGGTCATTGACCAGATTCTTCGTCCCGGCGGCCGCTGGATTTTGTGCGACTATTTCCGCAGCGCCACCAGCACGCACCGCTCCGGGCATCAATGGAGCGAATTCACCACGGCGTTACAACAAAACGGCTGGCGCATCACCCATCACGAAGACATCACCGCCAATGTGTTGCCCACCATCGCCTTTGTTCACATGTGGGCCCAACGGGTGGGCCTGCCCGTGGCGCAATTCGCCACCGACCGTTTGGAACGCAAACGCCCCGCCCTGCACTACGTCCTGCAAGACTTGATCCTCAAGGCACGCGAACAACTCCAGGGCCACCTGGACATCGTGGATCCGATTATCTTTGCCCGGGAAAAGAAATATCTGACGCTGGTGATTGAACGGATCCGCGATGCGCGTTGA